The proteins below are encoded in one region of Triticum aestivum cultivar Chinese Spring chromosome 1B, IWGSC CS RefSeq v2.1, whole genome shotgun sequence:
- the LOC123091330 gene encoding probable glutathione S-transferase GSTU6 has translation MAAAAGGDEVKLLGVWDSPFVNRVQIVLNLKGISYEYVEEDLHSKGELLLASNPVHKKVPVLIHNGKPIPESQVIVQYIDEAWRGTGPSLLPADPHERATSRFWAAYVDDKVGSPWFTILFARKTEEKMEAAVRAISAMETLEGAFGECSGGKPFFGGDGIGFVDVVLGSYLGWFVVIEKMIGVKLMDAARTLALAAWAERFRMADAVKGVLPEDVDKVLEFLQMFLDGMYNA, from the exons ATGGCAGCGGCGGCAGGAGGAGACGAGGTGAAGCTGCTAGGCGTGTGGGACAGCCCGTTCGTGAACAGGGTGCAGATCGTGCTGAACCTGAAGGGGATCAGCTACGAGTACGTCGAGGAAGACCTCCACAGCAagggcgagctcctcctcgcctCCAACCCGGTCCACAAGAAGGTGCCCGTCCTCATCCACAACGGCAAGCCCATCCCGGAGTCGCAGGTCATCGTGCAGTACATCGACGAGGCCTGGCGCGGCACCGGCCCGAGCCTCCTCCCCGCCGACCCGCACGAGCGCGCCACTTCCCGGTTCTGGGCCGCCTACGTCGACGACAAG GTTGGGTCACCGTGGTTCACCATCCTGTTCGCCCGCAAGACCGAGGAGAAGATGGAGGCGGCAGTGCGGGCCATCTCGGCGATGGAGACGCTGGAAGGCGCGTTCGGGGAATGCTCCGGGGGGAAGCCGTTCTTCGGCGGCGACGGCATCGGGTTCGTCGACGTTGTGCTCGGCAGCTACCTGGGCTGGTTCGTGGTGATCGAGAAGATGATCGGGGTCAAGCTCATGGACGCGGCGAGGACGCTGGCGCTGGCCGCGTGGGCTGAGCGGTTCAGGATGGCGGATGCGGTAAAGGGTGTCTTGCCTGAAGATGTCGATAAAGTGCTCGAGTTTTTGCAGATGTTCCTTGAtggcatgtacaatgcatag